The sequence below is a genomic window from Uranotaenia lowii strain MFRU-FL chromosome 2, ASM2978415v1, whole genome shotgun sequence.
cgtatttattgaatttgaagtAGTCATAGAGAGAAGAAACCTAAAacccaacaaaaaaacaaatagggCACTCGCGTCTCCTAGAATATCTACAACactttcgaatttaaaaaatcacgcaTGCTACGATTGGTTTTAACTCAGTACAGCTCAGTACGAGGCGCGCGGTATCTGTTTCTGCAACCACGTGCACAGAGTGCGagacaaatgaaaagaaaaaagaagagaaGAAGAGTTATATTGTATATTCCTCACCCGAGACTCGATTCAGCTTGTTCATGAAGGTGCGCTCGCTGCCTCGTTTGCTGCTGTTGCGCCACATGGTCGAACGTGTTTCGGTCCTCAATGCAACACAGATCCATCGATACAGCACACACACATTCACATATTGAGCACACTCGCTTCTTTCGCACTTGGAAAGCACCCAAAACCCCGGAAGCAAATGCGCTATATTGGAAGCGCTACAACACTTCTCCCAAATCTGCGCATTCAGGacgcgattttttaaatttcatcttaaCACTTTTGTTGACAATTTCAGGGCCTAGTCAATATTTATCCTTTTGGCAAACTTTATCACTTCCCCACGGCACTATTGCAGTACATGTTTTGAACATTCAACTCAATTTTCCACTATcactgacgaaaaaaaaacacccacgcCACTTGAAGTTTTCAACATAGGATAGTTAATTTCCcaaaattcaattaattatGCACCAATCCATGTCAAAACTATAAAAAGCAGGTTTCTTTTGAGTTCCCATTTATAACAATTCGTACATTGCTGTTTaatttatctgtaaaatttttgaatcaaatatgaAACACCGGCGCGCGGGAGGAGAGATGCAATGAACCCCGTTCACCCTTTTCCAAATTTACTACAAAACAATATGTGAATTAATAAATGATACAGTAATCTATAAAATCAATATtccattgatattttttaagcttaGACAAACTGGCACCAGAGTCCACACCATGCATTTAGAGCTCAAGAAATCCAGTCCCTCTGatcaaaacacagaaaaaaaaattaacatatcaGCATCTTTAGAACACTTCGTAACACTCAGAGTaaattcactggtgttgggagaaagtggtagaaattttggcaCTTTTAGCAcactttgaaaactttaccatgcgaaaaaatttcaagatctgtggccttcaagagtttttacaacacgtgtggTATTCCCGCATGCTGTGATGtttctaaggctatgatcatttagtatccgggcactttattttggtgatagctacgttaaaagagcttggatatgcaaaacattagtagcgttgtgttgattatgaaaaggactatcttgtctatttttgatagatttttaagttaacgtgtgtttgagatatttacgatgcaaaaaaacatggtaaaaataaatttgcacaaatttgctccttttacgcattttgcgcctcgaaaattcttcattgttgacttgaaagctcatgaattgttgattttttctgatttttttttggaccaaatggttaagaagtttAAGGAGccaggatccacacgaagttcaaaccaaccatcggagtgcaacccttgatcttaaatatggttaaaagtctatggttattggggataactgaatgcagacttcaaagactgcaaaaaatccatacCTGGCAGGAAAAAAGTGtagcctgactagtagacactaAGTAAATTACTAACAAttatcagttccaaagatcgcaatctgtgcatccggtttttacgcaatatgacagatgtgttctgatggacaaaaaaatttatgttaaaccagatttaagagatcaaattcttcgagatgcctactcatgaaaaggttgcaaccagattccaattgctttttccaggtgaatttgtgaaaaatacaatgattttgcaaaggttttgcttccgTGGTAGACTAATAGATCAGTACATGACAAAAAaggtgtgcaaagataaaaaagagattttatgaaaaagtaagagtatttcttgaaatcgttgataaatattttttttttatatttttacattaaatgtcatacctattaacaccttcatttcctccatagaaagtttttcattcaaatgaatagtttttaaaatacacacgtttgtaactgcccagattctaaatgatcatagccttatcacatacggctggaatagaaacagtactgtaaaaaaacacaacgcccaaagatctctTAGGATGATGAGTTACTTCACggggtggatttttttttaatttgaaatctatgAGCTACGGGAAATATAGGGTGAGTTATATAGAGCCTActtttgtcaaaaaatgcagaaaattagaaataattCGATTTGCTGGCACGGATTTAAGGCACTCCTACGCAAACCACTCTTAATCTCCCGTCATACAATCATACTGACAGTTACCATCTACAATTATTCTAATAGTATTTGCAACAGGTTATAGAAATGTATTTGCTCTTCAGTGGTAAAACAGACAGTGAGAATCAGagtagataagaaaaaaaaaattttcaactgtcCAAGTCAAAGCTTTAAGAGAAATCATTATCGCTTTGATGAATATtctacatatttttcaaaaataaaagaaaatcaaggGAACACTCGGAAAATTTGTAAGGGAGCCAAAAATAGTACACTTTCAACTATGATGCTCAATTTTCAGACCTGAAATCACAAAACTTTGATTCAATACTAACCAAACGCGAATTTTCATATGGTCATAATTAGGAATCTATATTGAGCATCCCTAACAATTTTTGTCAGCATTATGCAAAGAAACATCAtgttaaaacataaaatttctaactatTGTTCCGCTGACAGTGTTGACTGGAAGTGAAGATATTTGAGAAATTAGTCAcagaaatttttgtgttttttcaattgtttaaaacctataatactttttttctggaaaatataCTTTACATAGGTATTTGGAGTAGGGTCCAATACCAGTCCTGTACCAAATCTTGAATTAACACCAGATACATTCACTATGAAATATTTATAactagttatttttatttagtcCCTGttgttaaagggtgatacggtcaaaatttgctcaatatcttgacgtatttctttcaatttgcatttataaaacctgaacaccccttattttgaaggtgtgtgtgtagaatgttactcctattttgattttggaattcactcttcagttgtcaaaatgccgtccaagaaagaaaagcagtgtatcaaaattttgctcgcacatcgcgaaaatctgagctactcgcacgcaaagctggcaaaattgctaaaagaTGCCAAattaaccgttacaaatgtaattaaagtgtttggggaacgtttgtcgaccgCCAGGAAGTCTgtatcggggggaaatcgaaaaccggaagccgctgagacaacaaagagagttgccggtagtttcaagcgaaacctcaacctctctctccgagatgccacaaataagctgggtgtatcgtctacaaccgtgcatcaagccaaaaaacgagccgaacctcgactaacaagaaggtagtgacgccaaatcgcgatgataaacaaaatacgacggccaaagcgcgatcccggaggctgtacacgacgatgctgacgaagtttgactgcgtggtaatggacgacgaaaccttcgtcaaagccgactacaagcagcttccgggacaggagttttatacaacaaaaggaaggggaaaggtagcagatattttcaagcacatgaaactgtcaaaattcgcaaagaaatatctggtttggcaagccatctataCCTgttgcttgaaaagcagcattttcatagcttccgggacagtcaatcaagaaatttacgtgaaagagtgtttgaataaacatctgctgcctttcctgaagaaacacggttgttccgtactgttttggccggatttggcatcttgccattacggtaaaaaggccatggagtggtacgccgccaacaacccagacaaccatttggtgggtatttcgaatttgcaacgcaaatatacgtgcaaatatacgtgtaaatatatcgtatataatgcagcaaaaccagtatatacgtattattttggaggccatataggtacattagcacacatattcttgatgtggattgtattgaattacgatttgcacgatttgtcaTGCAAATCAtgtacgactaccctgattctttttggaatatactatgacaatttacatcatcatatagatgattgaggttgtaatcttGTAGGTTTTCACTCAATATGCGATTGGGAATATCTTTATATaagacatttttcgtaacaatatggaaagtttgacgacttatttggttgtcttttgcgacttgagtgcagggctcttattttccgtcagttgaataaaaataagattattattttttttttggattttaaaccaattggtttattcatccacaaaaaaaaaaataaaaataagattatttcaaaaaaatgcgttttttgctgtaATTTATTATTGGCctgattgttgatttttttaaacgttcatgaagttattgttagtacctggacttgatcccctgatgttacgatctgcagctcatgacggttcctcgacgctatctggaatacataaattcaaggggatttgcttcaaagacattaaaccaaaagcaaatcgtatatttctatatcTAAagtcttttaaatcgtagaacacatCATCGAtgtctaaaaatagaccaacattttgaagcctccttaaatTCGATTTAAATCATTGATGtctcattatcataaacgattttattgaactaatttgtattcttttacgattgccagcaagtACGTTCTGCGAAAATCAACCATGCGAATTAATTCgcataggtatacgattgcatgcacattattacgaatcaatgcagttatatacgatttTATAGCATATATCTCCAAGTGGCAAGCAGAGCTGCAagcttattttttgtttttcagtttacaagttttgtttaaatagcGACAAATTTCATTGTTTCAGTCAAAAATATATTCACGACGTTTAAACAAATATAACAACAAACATTTATGCTATCACAGAGTAAATAatgctttttaatttcatttcataatttataaATCCTTGTAACTTAAGAAACTTAAGTTTGAAGTTACATTTGaaacatattcaaaattaaaattaaattttattactaGCTATTTCACTTCTTCTGGCAGCACTGTTGCTTGCCATGTAAACAAAACGGAAGCGCAAATCACCCACACATTCTGGTTTCGCTTGTGaacagttttgttttggtttattaGCTGTGCGCGATAAAAATGTTTGCCGTGGTGCAATTCatcgaaaataataaattccagGTGTTGGCTGTGCCGACCTCCTGGATCCAAAAGAACGTGCTGATGTGGCCAAAGTTGTCGGTCGAAAAAATTGAGCGGTTGCGCGTAAGCGGTTCCGAATTCAACGGACCAACCAAGCGGATTCCCGTAATCGTTTGGAGAAAGCTCCGGAACTTTAAAGCAGCTGAAAAAGCTGCGGAAGAGCTCGCGAGAAAGGAAGTGTCCGATGTGGAAGGgaagaaaaagttattaaaaccaGAAAAGAAACCAAAACTGATTGATGCCAAGAACTACAATTTGATGTGTGCAGGTAAGAAAAGTAAAGTAAGTTTTTCAAGACACAAATAAGTAAACACTTTTTCCTTCAGCGCTCCAGAATCCGCCACCCAACGCAAACCGTGACCCACAATGCAACTTCAAGCCGGCACTTGACCATCAGCAAACGCAAAATTTACCGAGCCGAAAGACAACACCGTCCCCGTCACAACTTTCGATTACGCACGTTCCGTTGGAGCAGGCAACATTCATTCAAGTGCCGCAAACATCTTCAGCGCTCTCGTTACCGGTGGTTCAACAACCGATCGTGACGCCACAGAGAAACGCACCTCAGGTTCATCAAGCTGAAACGTACAAGCAGACTACATCGCTACCACTGTTCATCAATCAGTCCGCCACCACACCACCAGACCAGTTTGCAGGTAAGGATACTTTTCATATGGAATCTCCATTTATTAATTTGtgtccgtgtttttttttcagaaacaacATCGACGCACTACATGCAGCAGAAAGTAGAACCAATGTATTGTTCACAAAATGATATATATTTTCTTTCGACGGATTCGGCGACTGGCTACGGAAATTTGGATAAGCATGTCATAGCAGGTAATGAAGTTTAcatttttgggccggatgaagcATTACGTAACAAGAAAAGCTCTTAAGTGTTTCTTCGGAAGTGTCAATCTGCGAAGTGGATCCCTTCCCCAAAGAGTTTTTCTCTCCACAGATTGGACCTTATATATTTTCTGTTTGTTCGTCCTAGGAATTATTGAGTCAGGCTATCTCTCTCTTTCTCGGATTGGAACCATCCACAAACTACGTTGATAATGAAATACCCATATTTTCCGTGTTTTAGACCCCTCGCCTTCATTTGTatagattttgttttcatatatGTAGAATTATTTTGTTTGACCTTTAAGCAAAAAGTTTGACCCTTTCTTCGCCATAAATGCTTACGTAATTTGTGGATGACCCATCatgcaaaatatttaaaattaattgattcCATAGTCTAAGCTCCAATGCTGGAATACGATGTAATATTTCAACCAGCccttattttatatttgttcaaCTGAAACGTGTCTTACACACACACAATTTTGATCTCCACAGGTGGCAACGATACTGTGACGTACGGCGAGTTGAAGAAGGACTTGCAGCAGTTTATTCAGACTACAATGGAAGCAACAGTACAGAAATGCTTCGAGGATCATTTTGCACGATTGGCCGCACTGATGGAAATCCACTCAAAACATCCCAGTGAGTCGTCTGAACCATTTGAGGACCCTgttgaaaatcacaaaaggATTAACAATGAATGTGAATTGCATGACTGGAATTTGAAGCTGGGAAATCAAACTCTTTGTGATAAATATGTAAGTATAGacaatttcaactatttttcacagtttttgtcCCCCTCCCCTCtccctcaaaaaaatcattcagcTCAAGTGATCCAGTCCAGAATTGCGCAATTGAACTTTACCACATACCACTAATGAGCCCTTATTGCTCAATTTCAGTAAGGTATAGAAATTTAACCTAAAAAGTATGTTACAAATCATCCACAGACTGTGGTCAATTGCCTGTGGTTCATTGATCTGTGCCAATTAATGGGAGagatttaattttaatagttgtttgtaattttcattattaattttaatgttttaacatatttatattaaaataactttaaccATGCAATACCCTGCAACCCCTCCTCTCCCCCTTTGCGTGCCTGTATGTTCCGTGCCTGTATGTTTGTCTGTGATTAAACTGTaaacttttttgtgatttcaaatCCATTAACGTTCATCAATTAAATTACAGCTTACTTACTTCACCCGAATCATTCCACCGAGTTCGTACCATTCGAATGGAAATAATGCGTGCTACACGATTGTGGATTGCTTATTTACCAGAGATTTCTGGACCCGCTTCACCTGGACCGGAATCAACCGAGGCGAAAAATCGAAACGTGGTTTCAGAGAGTTTGGGAACGTTCTACATCTTCTTCTCAAACTAGTCTGCATTGGTGATCCAACATACACTGCTCAAAAGTTGGAGGACTTCATCAGATCTCGTTTGTTCCGGTACTGCAAACCCCGTTCATCCAGTAAGAAGTTACGCCGATCTGCAACCCGCCCTTCGCGAATCAAGTATACCGAAGAGAATCCTGTGGAAGCTATGGATGCACCGGAATCAGCTAGTACTGATGTAGTTGTGGAGCAAGCTGGTGATCGTGAATCGGTAATGATTCTGGGTGACTTAATGGACGATAAAGAAATGTATGCTGGTGAATATGTTGATATTGAATATTATGATGATGAAGATGCTGGTGGTGAAGATGCTGGTGATGAAGATGCTGGAGGTGAAGATGCTGACGGAGTACATGATAATGGTGAAGATGACGGTAGCGAAGATGATCGTAGCAAAGATGATGGTAGCGAAGACAATGGTAGTGAAAATGATTATAGCGAAGTTgatgattaacttttttttttactgttttttgatAAGAAGATTTCATTTGACAATAGAATTAAACAAACTTGTTGaagcatttattttcatttgatcaataCACAAACTAAGAAGGAAATATCTTACTAAATGAACACTCGGAGATAAGATTCTATTTCACAGAGTGCATGAGAGggacaaaaataatttcatttttcctcCGAATTGCAACCAATTTGCACATAATACAATTGATGTCGTACATTTGATCTTTAGAATAGTTTGTATTCTGTTCTCCAGctgcataaataaaaataaatgaggaCCTGAaaggtttactgaaaaaatcatacttgcaAATAATAGAGCGACCCTGGATTTTCCAAACAGAATTTACCTGTTCAGCATTATACATACAAACTATTTCGAGATCTTTAGTCAGAATCCATTTGTCTTCGAAATTAGTACTTAAAGTAAAATCTGTTAAAGAGattgttgttttcttttccGTCTTTTCAACTGATTGAATAGTTCTGAAATGAGATGAATAAGTTTCTCTTATGCGATTAGAAGCTTCACTGTCTAGTTCTGTTAGACGATTTGCAATTTGGTTTAGAGGTAGTGGCC
It includes:
- the LOC129743365 gene encoding uncharacterized protein LOC129743365, yielding MQQKVEPMYCSQNDIYFLSTDSATGYGNLDKHVIAGGNDTVTYGELKKDLQQFIQTTMEATVQKCFEDHFARLAALMEIHSKHPSESSEPFEDPVENHKRINNECELHDWNLKLGNQTLCDKYLTYFTRIIPPSSYHSNGNNACYTIVDCLFTRDFWTRFTWTGINRGEKSKRGFREFGNVLHLLLKLVCIGDPTYTAQKLEDFIRSRLFRYCKPRSSSKKLRRSATRPSRIKYTEENPVEAMDAPESASTDVVVEQAGDRESVMILGDLMDDKEMYAGEYVDIEYYDDEDAGGEDAGDEDAGGEDADGVHDNGEDDGSEDDRSKDDGSEDNGSENDYSEVDD